In the Pecten maximus chromosome 5, xPecMax1.1, whole genome shotgun sequence genome, AAAGTGTTTAAGGATGAGGCACACAGTTTCCGCGGCGtgttcacagataaaacaatatcaagAGTTAGAAGAAGTGCTTTGGCAACACATTTGATTGTCAAGAACTTCAGCAGGGAGACGGAGACACACAGCCCCTCTGGTGTACACCAGAAGGCAGATCTTGTACAAGATGTCAATGTTATCGCCATGCAGCTATTACAACAGAATGTATATGATAACATTCCTGGAAGAAGACATGATGCATTTACAGAAATTAAATCCAATCCATTCAGTACAATTGGCATGGATGATGTAAGAGACTGGATAAGCCAATCTTTCTGCTAAACATCCCCCCCTCCAACACCAGATTGATTAAGGTAGAGTGTGCCACATTTATGATGACTCGTTTTctgtaatgattttatttttcaaacactAATTATTGTACAACACATTTTTGCGTTGTTTTGAACATTATTACATAAATTACTTAGATATGTATTTACAATGATttctaatgtaaatattaaactgATATTTTGGACACACTTCACCTTAAACAGAATCTTCAGAGTTAGAAACTATTTGGGGCTTTCTCTTGTACAGTTCCTCTAACTCctcatcattatcatttgaatcTTCATCAGACTGAGGTTTGGAATCTTCATCAGACTGAGGTTTGGAATCTTCATCAGACTGAGGTTTGGAATCTTCATCAGACTGAGGTTTGGAATCACCATCAGACTGAGGTTTGGAATCACCATCAGACTGGGGTTTGGAATCACCATCAGACTGGGGTTTGGAATCACCATCAGACTGGGGTTTGGAATCACCATCAGACTGGGGTTTGGAATCTTCATCAGACTGAGGTTTGGAATCTTCATCAGTCTGAGGTTTGGAATCTTCATCAGACTGAGGTTTGGAATCACCATCAGACTGAGGTTTGGAATCACCATCAGACTGAGGTTTGGTTATTGATAGACGGATAGCCTTTAGAATACTAGACTCCTCACCATTACATACAGGACCAACACATGAACATTTGTCATAACAACTACATTAACATCTACATAGGCGTGTGCAATTGTCACAGCATTTGTGAAGTGGCTCCACAGTCAGGTCTGTATCTTCAGTTACAAATGGTGACATCAACCGTTTTCTTCGACAGGTAACAGTAGTCACATACTGTTTCATTGATGAACTTGTGTTTCATCAGAACTGCATTGCAATCTATGTCTGGATCCCGGCCAGCTCGACCCGACTCTTGAAGGTAGTTGTCGGTGTCATTTGATGGGCCATAATGTATCACAGTGTTGACACATTTTAAGTCCCATGCTGAAAGATGTTGAACAGAGAACAACTCGAATCAGTCCATTCTCATCTCTGAAGGATGAACACACTTCTGCTTTAATTTTGTCACACGTTGTCAAGTGGAACATTGCAAATATTCTGTTTCTATAGCTGTTTACCTGATTGTCTTTCATGGCATATTGTTTTTCCTGCAAATGGATTTGAAGGAACTCAAACACTTCAGCAAGATGTCTGATCTGCCGAAAGAAAACTATTATACGTGGACAGGAGCTTCCTTTGTTTAACAGAAGATCAAGCAGCCATTGAAAGTTCTGAAAAATATCGCTGCCCATACTTTCAACTGAGTACTTGATGTTTGGTTTATTAGAACTTACTATAATTTGTTCACAATTTTCATACACATTTTCTGTATTATAGTTTCCATTGTGGCCTCTGTTGCTGTCACCGTAAGTTCAATGACTGGGATGTTCCTTTTTATTAAGGATCGGATTTCTCCTAGATTACCGTATGCAGGCCTGTAAGCTTGCTGTTTCCGTGGGTTTTCTGATTTACCACTGTAAATGTAACACAACACGTGTTCACCTTCATTGCAAAACGTCAAAAATATAGAAAGGCAATACGAACACCTAAAATAAGTGACAGGTGACTTTGACACCCTCCCCCAATGTACTAGCTGGTCATAGCGGTGTAACATTGTAATAGACATGATAGTATTTGACAATTTTAGGGGTTCAAAATTGATCAAAGGATTTAATATTAAGTGGTAATTTTAGGGATATCAATTTGGtctaatttatttttcattttttttgtagttttggttttgtttgtttcctgttttttcttcaaaatagcAATTATGTTTCTGAAGaacatttcaatattcaatataatttttatatcctaaatatgttattttaattGCAATTTTCACTTGCATTGGAGGTATGTGATAAAACATTGGGGCACTACAATGGTCCCAAACAATAAATCAATTCACTTTTAAATATGAAGATGAAGTGACAGCAAACAAAGTACACTTTTCGTGGAATGTATTTGTAtcaattttatctttaaaataattCTGATAGCAAATATTCATTCTAAGATTAACATTCATTTGATTTGTTATGGTAAATGTGTATAAGctgaagttttttttacatgtgTTGCAGTGCCATTTTCATGTAAAACATATACTAAACCGTTTGATTTactaatgaaataaaatgtaaaattaaccAGATGTGTCTTAATAAGTGgcatttgaaattaatttttcatcTTACAAGCATATACTAATACAATCCTATCAGATGAATGTTGTCATACCGCTTACAAAATAATTCAGATATAGATAACCAGGCTCTTTGTcatgacaaaaaaataaaaactatataaCTACAGGTTTCCTCTCTTTTATGATACCGTCCATaacaaattatcatttcaaaTGATAAACTACTTTTAGAATTTGAAAATCAACAGAATAATCAATTAATACAAGGTTTAATATTTTGAGAgtacaatattgtaaaatacTGTAGTTGTGAGTTGTAATTGTACTTACAATTTGTGAATGCAATGTGCCTCGTCTACAAAacctaagtttcaaactaggggcagataatctagcaTTAGAATTTAGtttggcaattcttaacaaaacaacttagggtctggtggccagtctaacTCATCACAGGTTACCGAGCTTCCAAACTTACAAACGAGTAGGAACACCGAGCTTCCAAACTTACAAACGAGTAGGAACACCGAGCTTCCAGACTTACAAACGAGTAGGAACACCAAGCTTCCAGACTTACAAACGAGTAGGAACACCGAGCTTCCAGACTTACAAACGAGTAGGAACACCGAGCTTCCAGACTTACAAACGAGTACGAACACCGAGCTTCCAAGCTTACAAACGAGTACGAACACCGAGCTTCCAAACTTACAAACGAGTACGAACATCGAGCTTCCAAACTTACAAACGAGTAGGAACATCGAGCTTCCAAACTTACAAACGAGTAGGAACATCGAGCTTCCAAACTTACAAACGAGTAGGAACATCGAGCTTCCAAACTTACAAACGAGTAGGAACACCGAGCTTCCAAACTTACAAACGAGTAGGAACATCGAGCTTCCAAACTTACAAACGAGTACGAACACCGAGCTTCCAAACTTACAAACGAGTAGGAACACCGAGCTTCCAAACTTACAAACGAGTAGGAACATCGAGCTTCCAAACTTACAAACGAGTAGGAACACCGAGCTTCCAGACTTACAAACGAGTAGGAACATCAAGCTTCCAGACTTACAAACGAGTAGGAACATCGAGCTTCCAGACTTACAAACGAGTAGGAACACCGAGCTTCCAGACTTACAAACGAGTAGGAACATCGAGCTTCCAGACTTACAAACGAGTAGGAACATCGAGCTTCCAGACTTACAAACGAGTAGGAACATCGAGCTTCCAAACTTACAAACTAGAAGGAACATCGAGCTTCCAGACTAACAAACGAGCAGGAACTAAATAATCTCCTATCATCAGCACAACCGTTGGTTACTGTCAGAAAAAAGCACCATCAAATGATTAAAGACAGCAGTgcattttaatttataattaaagattttttttcttatattcaGAAAAGGTTTTGTGTGATGCTGCCAACAGGGTTGATCCTAGTCTATGGCATTGAGGCGAAGCAGTGCACGCCATTTAAAAGTCAGAAGGCgctttttctcttttttgaaACGACCAATTCTTCCTGCCAACCCTGAATATCTTTAATCTGATAGGTATATTAGACCAGTTTCACTCCAATGTTGATATCGTCGCTAAAACTGTTGTATTTATTCCTCGTAcaacatataatgtatatttgtaagGTGTATCTTTTCTCCTGCCAATTGATAAATAATGTTCACATGGAGTGGGTATGACTTTTAGATTCATTTATATTACATCGgtaattgtattttttaaattcttttccACAAATTCTTAGCGTAATGTCGACGAGCAAATCACAATATGCATGCGCTAATATAATCGTTGAAACAAAACGGTATGGTGAATTTAATTTTAAAgctcaaaaaatgaaaatgaacataaaacaatttcttgtttttttcacCAGTGTCAGCAATTGTTTCTTCTCTGTAAACCGCTCATACGaaggaaatgtttattttcGTGAAAAACGCAATAATGTGTTGTAATTCATAGCGATTATTATTGTATTGATGCTGCATTTAGTTAGTgcattgttttaatttaatttcgtaAACAATATTTGCTTTTTTTGTTCTTTAGTTCAAATTGTAGTCTCGACATTCAAAAAAGATCATTTGCATATGTTATGTATAGAATATTTGTATGGTATGAGTGCATCACTAGTATCTTATTATAAGTACCAAATAATGGTAGTGTTAATATTAAATTGTGCTGTTAATGTTTAATTGTAGTGTTAATGTTTAATTGTAGTGTTAATGTTTAATTGTGCTATTAATGTTTAAGGGTACTGTTGGTGTTTAAGTGTGTTGTTAAAGTTTAAATAGTAGTGTTATTATGTAATggtgttgttaatttttttataatgcTGGTATTATTTAATGATGCTGTTGGTGTTTTAGAATGTTCTTTGTGTTTAATGAAGTTCCttatgtttgtttgtggtgTTGGTGTTTGTCGGTGGCGTTGTTGATGTTTGTTGGTAATTGTTGGTGTTTGTTGGTGTCTGTGCTGTCGGTGCTGTTGATGTTTGTCGGTGGTGTTGGTGTTTCTTggtgtttgtttgtgttgttggcGTGTCTTGGTGGtgttggtgtttgttgttttttgttggtgtttgttgGTGTTTGACGATGCTGTTTGTGTTTGTGctgttggtgtttgtctgtGCTGTTGATGTTTGTCTGTGCTGTTGGTTTTGTCGGttctgttggtgtttgttggtgttgttggtttttgttGGTGGTGCGTGTTTGTTGATGGTGTTGGTGTTTGTTGGTTTTTGTCGGTGTTTGTTGGTGTTTGTCGGTGTTGTTCTGCTGTGTCTGTTGCACAATCCTttgtataatatgatataaaaatgaaaCTTTAAGTATCttattcaataatttcaaaacttGTCCTGAGAGTTTTACTGCCTTATTGAAGAGTGTTTGCCTCGTTTTGAGATTGCTTTGTAACACTGTTACTGTACGAATCCTGCCAggtatgtgttgttatagtatcCGCAGCTGCCGTTGAACGTATTaacttttaaatttaattatcgTCTAAATATCTTTTATAATGCAAAAGTTTCTTGTGTTCGTgagttttgacatttttgtgtttttcatCTTAAGAACATATCATTATGTAACCTCCATTCGTTATCGTCTCAGACAGAACAGACCCTTATCGAAGATGTCTCTACTTGAATCTGAAGATTTTCAATTAGTATTGTACGTCTGTTTAATTTCCCCTAGACTGAATTATTTGTCCACCTACCGGAGACACACATTAAAAGAAGTAAAACATTCCTTAAGAACACCGGGTCTGGGTAATAATTAATTTAACTCTGTTTGATCAAGTCTTTTAGTAAACAGAACGAACGCCGAGCTCGACATTTTTTGACAGAAGGACCGGTACGTTAGAGGCGAGGACCACACAAACAGCCCCGACTGGTCCTTCTCTGTGATTTGTTATGTATGCTAACTTAAGTCAACATATCGAATGGATAGTCAATCAAACCATCTTGCAATAAAATATCGAGTGATCGGTCTCGTATCTACCAGACCGGCCCCTATTTGGGGTTGGTACAGGCCCTGGGGTGTAAGTTAGAACGGCTGTTTCTCCTCCACCTCACTGTCTATTCCATACACCATACTCCCTTCCTTTGTACATTGTAAACATACTGAGAGAAAAAAGTCGGCTTTTTCTaccaatacaaatattttatgttttcgGTCTATAATAGAGGTACATGAATCGACCGGTAGCAGGTAATGGTAGGTTAAGACGTCCAAAGACGTAAATCAATAAAATCACACAAGcagtataaatgtataaagTGATTTAATATTGACACGAGCAAACGTAGACAGTTCCGTATCACTAGTATCGaggtaaatatacaatatttacaatatatacaaaatactttAATGTTTATAACATCTATACATATTCATTCTTTCTTTTCTCGTCTTTCTAACTTTTGTCTTTCTCTTGGAGTCGTTCCCTACATACTTTCCGTTCACACCTTTCAGCGCTTTGGTTCcacatacattttgttttcactcaTTACCGATTTGTTTGTAGCAATGTATCCGCCTCTCTATAGCTCCCTGACTACACTGTTGGCTACGAGTGGCATTTTTCAGAGATAACGCCCCTACTTGGAACACCTGTGCCAGTTCATTAATCTTTGTGTAACAAATATCTTAAAGCTTTTCACACAAATCAATTGCATCGCAGAGCTAATAATTTTGATTAAGGGTGGGAATAAATAAGAAGATATCCGTGAAATCCGTCCGGTCGATTGGTCCGGATTTTAGTAAATACAATAACGATCACTCGTGAGACCTTGATGATTTAGATGAATACTTAGTGATCGAATCGAATGCGCCGATAAAATTAATGGCAGTTGTTCATTGTTGCCGCTAAGATTTGTGGGCTAAAGGTGTGAGTCTGGCAGTTAGTTAggaaatatatacaggtacaaaacCTAATCAGTTGTTTACTTGTAACACCTGTGCAAACCCCACTTGTCACCAGGTAGATACAATTCACTTTCACAAAAATACAATCATTTAtaagatgaaa is a window encoding:
- the LOC117328464 gene encoding S-antigen protein-like, with the protein product MGSDIFQNFQWLLDLLLNKGSSCPRIIVFFRQIRHLAEVFEFLQIHLQEKQYAMKDNQESSILKAIRLSITKPQSDGDSKPQSDGDSKPQSDEDSKPQTDEDSKPQSDEDSKPQSDGDSKPQSDGDSKPQSDGDSKPQSDGDSKPQSDGDSKPQSDEDSKPQSDEDSKPQSDEDSKPQSDEDSNDNDEELEELYKRKPQIVSNSEDSV